Proteins from a single region of Gorilla gorilla gorilla isolate KB3781 chromosome 16, NHGRI_mGorGor1-v2.1_pri, whole genome shotgun sequence:
- the LOC115930151 gene encoding putative uncharacterized protein FLJ44672 translates to MLLHPGSLSRPRSFSTQPPQTKLMTHNGLFRPIPYLTAVSADEPTAPQQPPQAQLHRYNGLFRPSSCLPAFSPGPELSQVDLTRPSSCFFAASPGPASASRRPLQSQHLPHCGPPKPSSQPFSSFYTPSSRLPVASSGPWGSFLTTAFPGPVFPFRRPLRAKNLLKSASPDPLAPSRHPLRAKLLFLAASPGPTPASQQPLWTQCLPISWRPWSAHSFLKPSSPGPGQASRWPLQDELLPSDGTCRPQMVSGRWAPPRQAWASRRPLQAQVVLKSASPGPASQQVSKLFWLNSCPAPNRLCRPRTFSSQVLWA, encoded by the exons atg ctcctacatcccggcagcctctccaggcccagaagttTCTCCACTCAGCCTccacagaccaagctcatgactcacaatggcctatttaggcccataccctacctcacggcagtctccgcagatgagcctactgccccacaacagcctccacaggcacagctccatcgttacaatggcctctttagacccagctcctgcctcccagccttctctccaggccctgagcttTCTCAAGTCgacctcaccaggcccagctcatgcttctttgcagcctctccaggcccagcctctgcctcccgtcgGCCTCTACAGTCCCaacatctgcctcactgtggaccccccaagccaagctcccaacctttcagcagcttctacacacccagctcccgcctgccagtggcctcttcaggcccatggggctcattcctcacaacagcctttccaggcccagtttttcccttccggcggcctctccgggccAAGAACCttctcaagtcggcctctccagacccacttgcaccctcccggcatcctctccgggccaagctcctcttcctggctgcgtctccaggcccaactcctgcctctcaacaacctctttggactcagtgcctacccatctcctggcgtccttggtcggcccacagcttcctcaagccaagctccccaggcccaggtcaggcctcacggtggcctctccaggatgagctcctgccctccgatggcacctgcaggccccaaatggtctccggtcggtgggctcctccacgccaagcttgggcctcccggcgacctctgcaggcccaagttgtcctgaagtcggcatctcccggccctgcctcccagcaagtaagcaagctcttttggctcaactcctgcccagctcccaaccgcctttgtaggccccgaactttctccagccaagttctttgggcctaa